aaaatttacatataattgtacattaggaatttaatttttaatacatttaaaataaaatattttacaataatacaaaaatacattatttttaatcgctAGGTTTAAGGaagagtttaaaaaatacaacagaCAGTTTCACTCACTAAGTGGACCCCCAACTCCTATTAGACATTTTTCTGGTGtgacctataaaaatattatcataaagaatttttaatcaaaaacacTTACGAACAtcaaaatagattattaaattaaaacttacaaaTGATTTACCCATATTCTGTTGATATGATCTATtccattgatttttataatctgtGATTTGTGGATACTGTTGGTGGGTTTTTATACAAACAGACATTGGTGGCATTCTAGTATGATAAGGCTTACCTACTGATGAACTTTTTAATGACTTTTTGCTAGGAATTCTAGACATATCTTTCATAGaagatatattttgatatattgatGAAAGAGAAAACCTAGTTCCTGATTTTgattcaaactaaaaaaataaaaatttcaataagtatattagtatattaatatgttaatagtataataatttgtaaatttagataaattattaccataaaatatGCACTCGATGATGGATATGTAACATCAGGTTTTCGTCCATGAATAAGTTTATTTGGTAATTTCTTCAAAATCCGATTTAAACTTTGCTCTGATTCTAATGTAACAATACAAAAACCTTTTGATTGGCCATTATctcgattttcaaaaaattgaatatcaatgatattatgaaCTCCAACGTCATTTATAGAGTCCATTATATCTTGATCTGTTGtccactataaaaattatataggtatgctattgtacatttttaggtaaattggtatgataatttatataacttaaaattttaagtatcaagacattaaactataaaaacatatatatttatttaatttacccaAGTCAAATTACCAATAAACAATTGGTGGAAATtggaataattgattttatttgtcaTGTCACAATCATCTATCAGTGAATCGTCATTGGAACCAAATTTGGagtcatcaataatatttttactaagagTTGTCACTAAAtcatcctaaaaaaaaaaataaacagtgtGTTAGTTTgagaaaataaacatataacgcgtgagtattaaataatgtgaatGCATATGAGTAAATAAGCCCATTAAGAAAT
This genomic stretch from Rhopalosiphum maidis isolate BTI-1 chromosome 3, ASM367621v3, whole genome shotgun sequence harbors:
- the LOC113557460 gene encoding cleavage and polyadenylation specificity factor subunit 7-like isoform X1 translates to MEMLETKIDMDQDQYTGNQDQLEPRNKKDDLVTTLSKNIIDDSKFGSNDDSLIDDCDMTNKINYSNFHQLFIGNLTWWTTDQDIMDSINDVGVHNIIDIQFFENRDNGQSKGFCIVTLESEQSLNRILKKLPNKLIHGRKPDVTYPSSSAYFMFESKSGTRFSLSSIYQNISSMKDMSRIPSKKSLKSSSVGKPYHTRMPPMSVCIKTHQQYPQITDYKNQWNRSYQQNMGKSFVTPEKCLIGVGGPLSE
- the LOC113557460 gene encoding cleavage and polyadenylation specificity factor subunit 7-like isoform X2: MEMLETKIDMDQDQYTGNQDQLEPRNKKDDLVTTLSKNIIDDSKFGSNDDSLIDDCDMTNKINYSNFHQLFIGNLTWWTTDQDIMDSINDVGVHNIIDIQFFENRDNGQSKGFCIVTLESEQSLNRILKKLPNKLIHGRKPDVTYPSSSAYFMFESKSGTRFSLSSIYQNISSMKDMSRIPSKKSLKSSSVGKPYHTRMPPMSVCIKTHQQYPQITDYKNQWNRSYQQNMGHTRKMSNRSWGST